In one window of Mytilus galloprovincialis chromosome 6, xbMytGall1.hap1.1, whole genome shotgun sequence DNA:
- the LOC143079470 gene encoding acyl-coenzyme A diphosphatase FITM2-like has protein sequence MSHDTVFKMANNKKPLAKKSEKEPSKKSLPPPTNISSFIVILILTLCKKVLLIDTAVKIGTYLLIVLVGSVIADFSVLPKFYLAEKHNILNRFFVRMGWGWTFILLSMYIFMTSYVYTLGYLKNVLKHLCRLAVATFWWYFITSVFRRVEEIVGVCSEPTKGSKMSCVKSGKLWLGFDISGHTFLLIHCLLTISEEVRCFKDWKKLGQILTEDNIVDKRNLKKSDVENSYEAYNLLSPYVKAIFTSLAICTVIFEFMLLITTVYRFHTLSQKVTAAFIAVGCWFISYRILVPSSFDVIKKSGDSVLKFTKLD, from the coding sequence ATGTCACATGACACCGTGTTCAAAATGGCCAATAACAAGAAACCGCTAGCGAAGAAATCTGAGAAAGAGCCTTCGAAGAAATCGCTGCCTCCACCAACAAATATCAGTTCATTTATAGTAATTCTGATCCTTACACTGTGTAAAAAAGTTTTGCTGATAGATACAGCTGTAAAAATTGGAACGTATTTGTTAATAGTTCTGGTAGGATCGGTTATTGCTGACTTTTCAGTTTTACCAAAGTTCTATTTAGCAGAGAAACACAACATATTGAACAGATTTTTCGTCAGAATGGGATGGGGCTGGACATTTATCTTACTATCAATGTACATATTTATGACCAGCTATGTTTACACACTAGGATACTTGAAGAATGTACTGAAACATTTGTGTCGCTTGGCTGTTGCAACATTTTGGTGGTATTTTATCACATCAGTATTCCGCAGAGTTGAGGAAATTGTAGGTGTATGTTCAGAACCAACCAAAGGTAGCAAGATGTCTTGTGTTAAATCTGGAAAGTTATGGTTAGGATTTGATATATCAGGGCACACTTTCCTATTAATTCATTGTTTGCTTACAATATCGGAGGAAGTGCGATGCTTTAAAGATTGGAAGAAATTAGGACAGATTTTAACAGAAGATAATATAGTTGATAAACGAAACTTGAAGAAATCAGATGTAGAGAATTCATATGAAGCATACAATTTACTATCACCATATGTCAAGGCAATATTTACATCCTTGGCCATTTGCACTGTGATTTTTGAATTCATGTTATTGATAACAACTGTTTATAGATTTCATACACTTTCACAGAAAGTAACAGCAGCTTTTATAGCAGTTGGATGTTGGTTTATCAGCTACAGAATCTTAGTACCCAGCAGCTTTGATGTGATAAAGAAATCCGGTGACAGTGTGCTTAAATTTACAAAACTTGATTAA